From one Trachemys scripta elegans isolate TJP31775 chromosome 14, CAS_Tse_1.0, whole genome shotgun sequence genomic stretch:
- the LOC117887522 gene encoding olfactory receptor 6B1-like yields MANTDWRNQTSVTEFILLGFGDLPDLQIVLFLMFLVIYVATVAGNTLIVVLVVADQHLHTPMYFFLGNLSCLETCYTSTILPRMLASFLTGDKTISFSGCFIQMYSFCTLAATECCLLAAMSYDRYLAICKPLHYSTLMNNRFRFQLAAGSWLNGCLVTDIFVLFMSQLIFCGPNEIDHFYCDLIPLIKLSCWDTRLIVLLNFILACVFTLPPFLLTLTSYVCIIATILRIPSTTGRQKAFSTCSSHLIVVTIYYGTLMIVYLLPKRDTLSFLNKMLSLCYTVLTPLANPLIYSLRNREVIEALSKAVSKYVAFRTYTCLFCLGTMEMFCLNNDFWWCWIRSHFVIGAGTLCL; encoded by the exons ATGGCAAACACAGACTGGAGAAATCAAACGTCTGTCACAGAATTTATTCTCCTGGGATTCGGGGATCTCCCTGACCTGCAAATTGTTCTCTTCCTGATGTTCCTAGTGATCTATGTGGCAACTGTGGCTGGGAACACCCTCATTGTGGTGCTtgttgtggctgatcagcaccttcacacccccatgtacttcttcctggggaacttgtcctgcttggagacctgctacacctccaccatcctgcccaggatgctggccagtTTCCTCACTGGGGACAAAACCATCTCATTCAGTGGCTGCTTCATACAAATGTATTCCTTTTGTACTCTGGCAGCTACAGAATGCTGTCTCCTAGCAgcgatgtcttatgatcggtatttagcaaTATGTAAACCCCTGCACTATTCAACTCTTATGAATAACAGGTTTCGCTTCCAGCTGGCTGCTGGGTCATGGTTAAATGGTTGTTTGGTTACTGACATCTTTGTATTATTCATGTCACAGTTAATATTCTGTGGCCcgaatgaaattgaccatttctattGTGATCTCATCCCATTGATAAAACTCTCCTGCTGGGACACACGCCTAATCGtattgttgaatttcatcctagccTGTGTATTCACCTTGCCTCCATTTCTACTAACCCTGACATCCTATGTGTGTATCATCgccaccatcctgagaatcccttccaccacGGGGAGGCAGAAggcattttccacctgctcctctcacctcattgtggtgacaaTTTACTATGGAACCCTAATGATTGTGTACCTGCTACCAAAACGCGACACATTAAGCTTCCTAAACAAAATGCTCTCTCTTTGCTACACAGTCCTGACTCCCCTGGCaaaccccctcatctacagcctgagaaacagagaggtcatTGAAGCCTTGAGCAAAGCAGTCAGTAAATATgtggctttcagaa CATATACATGTCTGTTCTGCCTAGGcacaatggaaatgttttgcctAAATAATGACTTTTGGTGGTGTTGGATCAGAAGTCACTTTGTTATTGGAGCAGGG ACTCTCTGCTTGTGA